From Xenopus laevis strain J_2021 chromosome 7L, Xenopus_laevis_v10.1, whole genome shotgun sequence, one genomic window encodes:
- the LOC121395527 gene encoding signal peptide, CUB and EGF-like domain-containing protein 1 produces the protein MEIYIENVFSIDNVASSVIVYRYICKEGSSVPCPSDEISGYRCPAGFYCPSGSSIELPCPPGTFSPMPGASSCLLCPAGSSCMHVSTVEPANCPQGNYCPAMTVVPVPCPEGTYNSLEGALSSDSCKICPSGQYCRGEGNWQPDGKSIFCWLLCITLGAPLSWGDI, from the exons ATGGAAATCTACATAGAGAATGTGTTTTCCATAGACAATGTAGCTTCTTCTGTTATTGTTTATAGGTATATCTGTAAAGAAGGGAGTTCTGTTCCCTGTCCCTCTGATGAGATTTCTGGCTATCGTTGTCCTGCTGGTTTTTACTGTCCTTCAGGATCAAGTATAGAGCTGCCATGTCCTCCTGGTACATTTAGTCCAATGCCTGGGGCAAGCTCATGTCTACTTTGTCCTGCAGGAAGTAGCTGTATGCATGTATCCACCGTGGAACCAGCGAACTGCCCACAAG GTAATTACTGTCCTGCTATGACTGTGGTACCTGTTCCTTGTCCAGAAGGTACATATAACTCATTAGAAGGAGctctttcatctgattcatgTAAAATATGCCCATCGGGGCAATATTGCAGAGGGGAAGGAAACTGGCAGCCTGATGGTAAGTCCATTTTTTGTTGGCTGTTATGCATCACACTAGGAGCACCTTTGTCTTGGGGTGATATTTGA